Proteins encoded within one genomic window of Candidatus Poribacteria bacterium:
- a CDS encoding ABC transporter ATP-binding protein, with the protein MQVNITNLRKDFGATRAVDDISYSFSSGQIIGFVGPNGAGKTTTMRILATLDEPTSGDAKIDGVSVVEMPEQARRLIGYVPDALPMHRDISVHEYLDFFARAYGLMAMQRRQVIENIEEFTNLTGIREKNLYTLSKGMKQRVSLARALIHDPPVLVMDEPAAGLDPRGRVELRELLRILSGQRKAILISSHILTELSEICDGAVIIEQGRIIAAGTLQEIIKSDVEQHIVLIRPLDRQDDLYRSLLLMPNVTAVNQLGNEIEARITGSEETCSDLLANLIRDGYRIIEFKQQGGDLESVFMNVTKGEVQ; encoded by the coding sequence ATGCAAGTCAATATCACTAACCTCAGAAAAGATTTCGGCGCGACGCGAGCGGTTGATGACATCTCCTATAGCTTTTCGTCAGGGCAGATCATTGGCTTTGTTGGGCCCAACGGCGCGGGCAAAACGACGACCATGAGAATCTTGGCAACGCTTGATGAACCGACAAGCGGCGATGCTAAAATTGATGGTGTCTCGGTCGTAGAGATGCCAGAGCAGGCACGTAGGCTAATTGGATATGTGCCCGATGCCCTTCCGATGCACCGGGATATATCTGTGCACGAATACCTCGACTTCTTTGCTCGCGCTTACGGCTTGATGGCAATGCAACGCCGGCAAGTCATCGAAAACATCGAAGAATTTACTAACCTCACGGGTATTCGAGAAAAAAACTTGTACACGCTCTCAAAGGGTATGAAGCAGCGAGTTAGCCTTGCGCGAGCCCTCATTCATGACCCACCGGTGTTGGTGATGGATGAGCCTGCAGCAGGACTCGATCCACGGGGGCGAGTCGAACTGCGGGAACTGCTGAGAATTCTGTCAGGACAAAGGAAAGCCATCCTGATTAGCTCACACATCCTTACCGAACTCTCGGAAATCTGCGATGGTGCTGTGATTATCGAACAGGGACGGATCATCGCTGCCGGAACGTTGCAAGAGATTATCAAATCGGATGTCGAACAGCATATCGTTCTGATTCGACCGCTTGACCGACAAGACGACCTGTATAGGTCATTGTTGTTGATGCCGAATGTTACAGCGGTCAACCAATTAGGAAACGAGATAGAGGCGAGGATCACCGGTTCCGAAGAAACGTGCAGTGACCTGCTAGCAAACCTCATCCGAGATGGATACCGTATTATAGAATTCAAGCAGCAAGGGGGTGATCTGGAATCGGTGTTCATGAATGTAACTAAGGGGGAGGTACAATGA